In Pueribacillus theae, the genomic window AAGCTGGAGTCAACTGAAGAGTTGATTTAAATGTAAAAAATAAGCAAGCACACATCACATGGACTGCGGCGACTTGCACGTGCTTCCAAAACTCGTTATAGATGCCCCGCCCTTTTTATTTGCTTATCCACCATGTATCTGTAGGCGTAACCGGCAATCTTCGTTTATGTTCTGTTTGAAGGTATCTTCTCTCTATTTTCCGCACAATTTCTTCTGGCAGTTTTTTACCTTCTAAATAATCATCTATTTCTTCGTACTTCAAACCTAATTCCTCTTCATCAGAACGACCAGGTCGATTATCTAACAAATCGGCTGTAGGCGTTTTTAAATATAACCGTTTTGGAGCACCTAAAAATGCTAGCAATTTTTGACCTTGCCGTTTGTTCAATCCTGCAAGCGGCACTACGTCGCATCCTCCATCGCCATATTTTGTGAAGAACCCGGTCAATGCCTCAGCTGCATGGTCGGTGCCTGCTACTAACAGGTCATAGTAACCAGCAAGGTCATAATGGACTTTCATTCTCTCCCTGGCTTTTATATTGCCCTTAAGATAATCTGTAATCGATTCATTGGTTCCTTTCTGAAACGCTCGTACGGAACTGTCTACTGCTTCTTTAATATTGACCGAAATAATACGATCAGGCTTAATAAATTCCAGTGCCTGTTGTGCGTCATCTTCGTCAATTTGTATCCCGTAAGGTAACCGTACTGCAATGAATTGATATTCCCTCTTCGTTTCGCGTCGCAATTTCTCGACTGCACTCTGTAACAGTTTGCCTGCTAACGAAGAGTCTTGCCCTCCCGAAATACCCAGTATAAATCCCTTTTTTTCTGTCTTTAGGAGATATTTCATTAAAAAATCTATTCGTTCGTTAATTTCCGACTGACAATCAATAAACGGTTTTACATTCAATTGTTTTATAATTTGTTGTTGAAGCTGTTGCATTTCTACCCCTCTTTCCAGATGTTTTCCACATCATTGGGATCGTTGCCACTCTTTTCGAAAAGAGGAAAGCTTGATTTTCCCCCTTTCACTCAGCTCTTGGCTTGTTGCAATAAAGGTGACGTCCAGGATAGCGGCTTTTTTATTGGCCCAGTTCATAAGGTATGCCAGTCTACTCTGCGAAACAATCCTCCCTCAAACTAACTGCACCCAATACGAGCAACTCGCACGGATAAAAGTTGCTACAAAGCAGCCGTTTACCTAGTTTAACGAATATACTGCTGACCCGTTAGGCGATAATATATCTCCTTATACCTACGAGAGGTTTCCTTCACGACGTGAGCGGGCAATATGTCGGGTTCGCTATTTTTATCCCATCCCGAGCCTGACAAGTAAGTGCGTACCGGTTCTTTGTCCATACTCTCGATTTGAGCATCGAGCGTATAATTCTCCTTAGCCCAAAAACGCGAGGAATCCGGAGTAAACAGTTCATCAATCAGAATAATTTGTCCGTTGATAAGTCCAAACTCAAATTTCGTATCAGCTAAAACAATGCCTCGCTGTTCGCAGTACGCGTGTGCATATTCATAAAGCTGAATGCTTTTTTCCATTAATTGTATAGCCAATTCGGCTCCGACCAGTTCCTTCATTCGGGCCAGAGATATATCCTCGTCGTGCCCAGCATCGTTCTTTGCGGAAGGTGTGAAAATTGGACGGTCAAACCGTTCGTTTTTTCGCATGCCTGATGGAAGTGGAATACCGTTGATTTGACCTGTTTGCTGGTACTGTCTCCAACCGCCCCCGGTAATATAGCCGCGAACAATACATTCGATTTTGATAGGCTGAGCTTTACGAGTCACCATAACTCGGTCCTTCATAATCGTACGGTTAGAAATAATATCCCCCAATCGATCAACGTCCGCATGAACCAGATGATTCGGCTGAAGGGATGCGGTTTCCTCGAACCAAAAGCAGCTGAGCCGATTCAGCAAGCACCCCTTGTCGGACACCGATGGTCTAAGCACGTAATCGAAGGCCGAAATACGATCCGTTACCACAATCAAATAATGTTCCCCAAGGTCATACAATTCGCGAACCTTACCTTTATACACGAACGGAGCCATTACGTAAGGCTCGGCGCTTGAAATTGCAATAGACATGCCACGGCCTCCTGTGGAGCACCCTTTGGAGGTGCAAGCTTTTTCATTTTTTCTTCTTTATTTTAGCGATTTTCCTAGCACGATGTCAATGTTAATCCGAACATTTTTCTTATTTTCTATAAAAAAGTTCGTCTTTTTGACGAAATACGCTTTACTTTATTAGAGTGATGAAGTATAATATATTTTGTTCATTCTAGGTGTGGAGGTTAATGCATGATTGGAATTATTGATTACGGAGCTGGAAATTTACACAGTATTGAAAAAGCAATAAAAAAGCTCGGATTTACTACAAAAATCATGAGTAAGCCGGATGAATTTCACGGAATTAACAAAATCATTTTCCCTGGTGTAGGTAATGCGGGAAAAACAATGCAGATAATAAAAAAGCTCGGAATGGATAAACAAATTAAGAAGTGTATAACCGAAGGGGTACCTTTTCTTGGGATCTGCTTGGGAATGCAGCTGCTGCTGGAATTCAGCAAAGAAAATGAAACCGATTGTTTGTCCATTTTTGAAGGAACTGTCATTCCTTTTCATCAAGGGGTTAAGGTTCCCCATATGGGTTGGAATGAGGTTCAACAAATAATGAAGCATCCCATATATAAAGGTATTCCAGATCGTTGTGATTTTTATTTTGTTCATTCGTTTTATGTTCAACCCCTACATGAAAGTGACGTGATTGGTCTAACAAACTATAGTCATGATTTTTGCTCAGTGATCGCTAGGGACAATGTTATAGGGGTACAATTTCATCCGGAAAAAGTTCCGAAGCCGGACTAACCATTTTAAACAACTTCTGTAGGGAATGCTGAGGGGGTAATGGATTAATGCTTAAGAAGCGGATAATTCCCGCAATTGATGTCGCCAATAACAAAGCCGTTAAATACGTACAGTTTCGAAACCCTACGGTTATTGGGGATCCAGCAGAGCTTGGAAAGAAGTACGCCGAGCAGGGAGCCGACGAATTGTTTTATTTAGATACTACGGCTTCCGTTCAAAAACATGATGTAAAGTACGATTGGATTCGACGTGTAGCCGAAAAACTTTATATTCCTTTCTCTGTTGTTGGTGGCATACGCACAATTGATGATATTAGAAATGTATTGAGAGCCGGCGCTGATAAAGTAGGGGTCAATACAGCAGCAGTTCATAGGCCAGAGTTATTAACTGAAGCCGCGGATATATTTGGGAAACAATGTGTTGTATTGGCATTGGATGCAAAAGCAATAAAAAATCAGCATGGCGAGACAATCCGCTGGGAAGTTTACACGCATTCGGCCCACACAAGCACTGGAATGGATGCGATAGAATGGGCTCAACAAGCAGAGCAATTAGGCGCCGGTGAAATTGTTTGCACAAGCATAGACAGAGACGGTATGAAGAACGGCTATGATACTGCCTTAATAAAAACACTTTCGAAGGCAGTAAACATTCCAATAATCGCCTCCGGCGGGGCAGGTCAATTGTTGCACATAAGTGATGTTTTTCAATATGGAGGAGCGGATGCTGCTCTCGTTGCTTCGATGCTCCATTATCAGGAGCAGACGATTTCCGACATCAAGCAATATTTAGTGGAACAGTCCATACATGTTCGTACTTCATAACTAACTTTCAAATCATTGACGAAAAAACTATAGAGCGGTTCCCGCAGCATCTAGTTTGGTTGCGGGAACCGCTCCTAATCTTTAAAGGGAAGTTTTACTTAACGAATTGTTTAAATTATTTAATCGATCGGCGAGATGACCTCGCGTAAAATCATCGTTAACCGTGCTTGATTGGCTTCCATTGTCGAGCAATCTTTCTTTTAATTCATAAGCATTGGAACCGTACTCGGTAAAATCCAACCCAGACAATTCTTCCTGCTCGGAAACTCGTATCGATGCGAAACGGGTCAGTACGAAGATCGCTATCCCCATTACAATCATCGTCCAAGCGCTAACCGACAGAATTCCGAGGGCTTGAATTCCAAGTTGGTGAAAGCCTCCTCCGTAGAATAGCCCCGTTGAGGTAGAGAACAACCCGACCGACAGTGTACCCCAGATTCCGCATAAGCCGTGTACGGCAATCGCTCCGACCGGATCATCGACTTTTAGCCTAGTCTCAAGAAAGCGAACTCCGACCACAAGAACGATCCCGGAAACCAACCCGACGATAATGGATCCGCCAGGTGAAATTTCGGCTGCTCCTGCAGTAATGCCAACCAAGCCGCCTAACACACCATTCAGTGAAAATGAAGGGTCAATTTTGCCGTAACGAATTTTTGTATAAAGCGTAGCAGAAACCAGAGATGCGGAGGTGGAAAGCAGTGTTGTCGCAACGACGGCAGGTACAAGACTCGGATCTGCCGCGAGCGTGCTTCCGCCATTAAAGCCGAACCAGCCCAACCAGAGAATGAAAACTCCGATGGCTCCCAAAGGCATATTGTGGGCAGGAATTGCGTTGACTTGGCTGCCTGTATATTTCCCGAGCCTGGGTCCAAGGAATAAAACGGCAATTAATGCAGCAGTTGCACCGGTTAAGTGAACCACCGTTGAACCGGCAAAATCGGAGAAACCCATCTCAGCCAACCAGCCGTCATTCCAAATCCAGTGTCCGACCACCGGATAAATAACAGCCGTCATCACGATAGTTATTTGAATATAGCTGGAAAATTTAATTCTTTCTGCTACTGCGCCAGATATTATCGTAGCGCAAGTAGCAGCGAACATAGCTTGGAATACGAAGAAGTCGATGTCTTCACGCCCACTTAGCATGAATCCATTCATACCAAAAAGTCCACCAGCCGAATCACCAAACATGATCCCAAATCCAATCATAAAATAAACTAAGGAACCTAAACTAATCGTTAAGAAGTTTTTCATAATAATATTTAATGAGTTTTTCGCTCTAGTGAACCCTGATTCTACCATAGTAAAGCCCGCATGCATGAAGAATACTAGAAATGCTGCAAGCATGACCCAAACAAGGTTAATTGAAGATTCCAAAGATTCTAACGTTACCATAGCTCAGGTTCTCTCCTTTGATTTATAGAATGGCTTTCGTACCTCTTTCTCCAGTACGGATACGAATTGTTTCCTCAACTGGAAGAATAAATATTTTGCCATCGCCTATCGTATCCGTACCGCAAGTCTCGATAATTAAATTGACAACATCATTCACCTGATGATCATCCATGACAATGTCCAATTTAAGTTTAGGTAGCAATTGGATTTCGAATGTTGTCCCTCGAAACAGGCCTTGCTTTCCTTTCTGTTTGCCTGTGCCGGCAGCTTCAGTAACGGTTAAGCCACCGATACCAATGCTGTACAGTTGATCCCGCAATTCTTGAAATTTCTCAGGCCGAATAATGGCTTCTATTTTTTTCACAACCGATCACTCCCTAATATAAGGTCATGTATTGCTCACGCTCCCACGGGTGGACCTGTGTTCGGAAATGATCCCATTCGATTTGTTTGGCTTCTACAAACCGTTCGAGTGCATGAGCCCCCAATACTTTCGTCAATACTTCATCGTTGACCAGCTCATCAATGGCTTCTTTCAAGTTGGAAGGCAAGCTGACGATACCTAAGTCTTCCTTATCAGCTTTCTCCATTGTATAAATATTTTGATTCACAGGATCCGCTAGAGGAAGTTGGTTCTTGATTCCGTCCAAACCGGAAGCGAGCATGACTGCCAGGGCAAGATACGGATTTGCTGAAGGATCGGGGTTTCTTAATTCAATTCTTGTACTTGCTCCGCCACTAGCAGGAACTCTGACGAGAGGGCTGCGGTTCTTAGCGGACCAGGCAATATAGCAAGGAGCTTCATATCCTGGTACCAACCGCTTGTAGGAATTAACCGTTGGATTCGTAATGGCAGCGAAAGCCCGCGCATGCTTTAAAATACCTGCCGTGTAGCTTTTAGCGGTTTCGCTTAAACCTAGTTCATCCTGTTCGCTGGCGAACATATTCTCGCTGCCACGTGCAAGCGATTGATGGCAATGCATACCAGAACCGTTCATTCCAAACAGCGGCTTAGGCATGAAGGTGGCATGAAGCCCATGCTTTCTAGCAATATTTTTAACTACCAGCTTGAACATTTGGATTTGATCCGCTGCGGTTACTGCATTTGCATATTTAAAGTCAATCTCATGTTGGCCTGGAGCTACTTCGTGGTGGGAAGCTTCGATTTCAAAACCCATCTCTTCAAGCGTCAACACAATTTCTCTACGGCAATTTTCTCCGAGATCGGTTGGCGCAAGATCGAAATAACCTCCACTATCATTCAGCTCTAACATCGGATATCCGTGTTCGTCAGTTTTAAAGAGGAAAAACTCTGGCTCCGGACCTACATTCATCACTGTAAAGCCCATAGATTCCATCTCTTTTAATGCCCTCTTAAGGATTCCGCGTGGATCTCCTGCAAACGGTTTGCCATCGGGAGTGTATACGTCGCAAATGAGCGCTGCAATTTTTCCTTTCTCTGCTTCCCACGGGTAGATAATCCATGTGTCCAGATCCGGATAGAGGTACATATCGGATTCCTCAATCCGAACGAAGCCTTCAATGGACGAGCCGTCAAACATCATCTTGTTATCTAATGCCTTCGGCAACTGACTTATCGGAATTTCGATGTTTTTAATCGTTCCAAACAAGTCTGTGAACTGTAATCGAATGTAGCGAACATTTTCCTCTTGAGCAATGTTTAGAATGTGTTCCTTCGAATAATGTTTCTGCATGCTTCCTTGCTCCTCCCATATGATTTTTCTCTTATTCTTAAAAATCATAACACGTATTCATGAACATTTATTTAGATTAAACGACATATTATTTGCACTTTCCGCCCTATTAACGAACATTTTTCACATTTATTAATGAAATGTTCGTGAATAAAGCATTTCAGCATCATCTTGAAAACAACGTTTGGCATGTTTCTATTGCTAGTTCCCCATGGCAAATATATTCAGCTGGCCCACTCTTCCACACATGATTATTCGCATCCCATAGTATAGTCAAATCCCCGCCGGGCAAATGGACGGTAATAGGAAGTTCTCTTTTCAGCCGATTGTTCAATGCCGCGGCAACTACTGCAGCACAAGCTCCTGTACCACAAGCCATCGTTAATCCTGATCCTCTTTCCCATACACGATAATCGATCTCTTGTTCATTCAACACGTGAACAATACCAACATTTACTCTTTCTGGAAATAATGTGGCATGTTCAATTTTCGGGCCCCATCGTTCCAGTGGAAATTTTTTAACGTCGTCTACAAACAAAATGGCGTGAGGATTGCCCATGGATAAGCAAGTCATGTGAAATTCTTGATTTTCAATGATGACAGGTTCATTGATTGTCGAGGAGAAAGGATCGCCTTCCATCGGCAAATCTGCTTTTTGCAGCTTAGGTTCTCCCATATCCACCTTTACACTTCGAACAGTGGACTTATGATTCGTCTCCAGTTCAACTTCAACTTCGACGATTTCGCCCAACGTTTCAATCGTAAATTGACTGGATTCGGAATAACCATTATCGTACAAATACTTCGCTGTGCATCGCAAGCCGTTGCCGCAATTTTTCCCCTCCGAACCGTCCGCGTTGAAAATTCTCATACGGAAATCAGCTTTATCTGAAGGACAGATCAAAATCATACCGTCTGATCCAATTCCATAATTTACATCCGAGACTGACCTGGCCAGTTCTGATAAGTCGTGATTATCCAAAGGATTGTTCAGTAGGTTGAAAAAAACATACTTGTTACCTAGGCCATGCATTTTCGTAAACAACACAGACTTCCCCTCCCTAGAAGATAAACTCGTCTCTCCCGAGTCGTGCTTTGATTTCATCTGCCATTCGTTCTTCCTCTTGAAGGCTGCTCGCTTGGTAGGTTACGGAGAATCTTACGTAGGAACCAGCGTCATCCCACGGAACACTTGAGATGAGATGCTCTTTCAGCAAATATTGGCTGAATTGTTCGGCCGTTTCAAATTGCGGGCCGTTGACAACGCCTTTCGGAATTTGAATATACAAGAAAAACGAACCTTTCGCCTTGGCAGTCCGGAAGCCGCATGAATTCAATACATGCCTAAGCATTTCATGTCTACGAGAATATTTCAAAACCGTTTGTTCCGTAATTTCAGGGTGAGCAAGTGCATATGCTGCTGCTTTTTGAATTGGAATAAATTGGCCAGAATCATTATTGTCCTTCACAGTTGCAAAGGCATTGACAATTCTGGCATTCCCAGCGATAAACCCAATCCGCCACCCTGTCATATTGAACGATTTGGACAACGAATGTAATTCCACTCCGACATCCTTTGCACCGGGAACCGATAAAAAGCTTAAAGGTTTGGTACCATCGTAAACAAGCGCGGCATAAGCGGCATCATGAACGACGATAAGCTGGTTCTGCTTGGCAAACTGAACAACCTGTTCAAAAAATTCCTTGTTTGCTACAGCACCGGTAGGGTTATTCGGATAATTTAGATAGAGCAATTTCGCCCGTTTTAATACCTCTGTAGCAAACGAGTTCAGGTCAGGGAGAAACGAATTTTCCTCGATCAACGGAACATGTACAACTTCACCGCCGTAATATTTCGTATGAGTGCCTAAAACTGGGTAACAAGGTGAGGGCATAAGCGTGATATCTCCAGGATTAATAAAGGCGGTTGGCAGCATTGCCAAAGCGGATTTGGAGCCAATCGCGTGGTTGATTTCCGTATCCGGATCAAGACCGGTGACCCCGAATACATTTTGCATATAGGAAGAGGCTGCTTGTTTAAACTCATCAATTCCGTTGTCTGAATAAAACCGATTCTCCGGTTTTCTGGCCTCCTGATCCAATACTTGAATAACCGTATCATCTGCCATGGCATCTGGCTCACCTACCCCCAAATCAATGAGTTCAATATGTGGATTAGCGAGCATGGCCTCTTTTTTAACTCTTTTAATTTTCTCAAACTTGTAGATCTCATTCGTTAAACCGAATTGTTTTCCGCCGATGCGCTCTGCAAAAAGCGACTGTATATAATTCTTGTTCATGGCGACACCCCTGTTATATATTGATGACACTCTTCTGCTGCTTCTTTTCCTTCTTGGATCGCCCAGACGATCAGGCTCTGTCCCCGCCGGGCATCCCCAGCGGAAAATACTCCCTCAACATTGGTTTGATATGATCTTGAATTGGTTGAAATAGTTAAACGTTGATTCAGTTGTACGTTCAATTTATCTGGAAGCTGTGGCTCTGGACCCTGAAATCCAATTGCCAGCAAAACGAGCTGTGCTGGCCAGACTTGCTCTGTATCAGGAATAACTTCTTTATGATGGTTAAGTGAATGACTTCTTACACCGACAATCCTACCTGTCTCATCACCTAAAAATTCTACTGCTGAGGTGGCGAAAGATCGCGGATCTCTGCCAAACCGCTGCATGGCTTCCTCCTGACCAAAATCCAACTTATGAATAATCGGATACTGCGGCCACGGATTGCCCTTTCTTCGTTGATCTGGACGTTGAGGATAAATATCAAATTGTACAAGACTCTTGCAATCTTGCCGAAGCGCGGTTGAAATGCAGTCGGTGGCAGTATCTCCCCCACCGATGACGATGA contains:
- the nadE gene encoding ammonia-dependent NAD(+) synthetase, which translates into the protein MQQLQQQIIKQLNVKPFIDCQSEINERIDFLMKYLLKTEKKGFILGISGGQDSSLAGKLLQSAVEKLRRETKREYQFIAVRLPYGIQIDEDDAQQALEFIKPDRIISVNIKEAVDSSVRAFQKGTNESITDYLKGNIKARERMKVHYDLAGYYDLLVAGTDHAAEALTGFFTKYGDGGCDVVPLAGLNKRQGQKLLAFLGAPKRLYLKTPTADLLDNRPGRSDEEELGLKYEEIDDYLEGKKLPEEIVRKIERRYLQTEHKRRLPVTPTDTWWISK
- a CDS encoding phosphoribosylaminoimidazolesuccinocarboxamide synthase → MAISSAEPYVMAPFVYKGKVRELYDLGEHYLIVVTDRISAFDYVLRPSVSDKGCLLNRLSCFWFEETASLQPNHLVHADVDRLGDIISNRTIMKDRVMVTRKAQPIKIECIVRGYITGGGWRQYQQTGQINGIPLPSGMRKNERFDRPIFTPSAKNDAGHDEDISLARMKELVGAELAIQLMEKSIQLYEYAHAYCEQRGIVLADTKFEFGLINGQIILIDELFTPDSSRFWAKENYTLDAQIESMDKEPVRTYLSGSGWDKNSEPDILPAHVVKETSRRYKEIYYRLTGQQYIR
- the hisH gene encoding imidazole glycerol phosphate synthase subunit HisH; translation: MIGIIDYGAGNLHSIEKAIKKLGFTTKIMSKPDEFHGINKIIFPGVGNAGKTMQIIKKLGMDKQIKKCITEGVPFLGICLGMQLLLEFSKENETDCLSIFEGTVIPFHQGVKVPHMGWNEVQQIMKHPIYKGIPDRCDFYFVHSFYVQPLHESDVIGLTNYSHDFCSVIARDNVIGVQFHPEKVPKPD
- the hisF gene encoding imidazole glycerol phosphate synthase subunit HisF; translation: MLKKRIIPAIDVANNKAVKYVQFRNPTVIGDPAELGKKYAEQGADELFYLDTTASVQKHDVKYDWIRRVAEKLYIPFSVVGGIRTIDDIRNVLRAGADKVGVNTAAVHRPELLTEAADIFGKQCVVLALDAKAIKNQHGETIRWEVYTHSAHTSTGMDAIEWAQQAEQLGAGEIVCTSIDRDGMKNGYDTALIKTLSKAVNIPIIASGGAGQLLHISDVFQYGGADAALVASMLHYQEQTISDIKQYLVEQSIHVRTS
- a CDS encoding ammonium transporter, which translates into the protein MVTLESLESSINLVWVMLAAFLVFFMHAGFTMVESGFTRAKNSLNIIMKNFLTISLGSLVYFMIGFGIMFGDSAGGLFGMNGFMLSGREDIDFFVFQAMFAATCATIISGAVAERIKFSSYIQITIVMTAVIYPVVGHWIWNDGWLAEMGFSDFAGSTVVHLTGATAALIAVLFLGPRLGKYTGSQVNAIPAHNMPLGAIGVFILWLGWFGFNGGSTLAADPSLVPAVVATTLLSTSASLVSATLYTKIRYGKIDPSFSLNGVLGGLVGITAGAAEISPGGSIIVGLVSGIVLVVGVRFLETRLKVDDPVGAIAVHGLCGIWGTLSVGLFSTSTGLFYGGGFHQLGIQALGILSVSAWTMIVMGIAIFVLTRFASIRVSEQEELSGLDFTEYGSNAYELKERLLDNGSQSSTVNDDFTRGHLADRLNNLNNSLSKTSL
- a CDS encoding P-II family nitrogen regulator, whose amino-acid sequence is MKKIEAIIRPEKFQELRDQLYSIGIGGLTVTEAAGTGKQKGKQGLFRGTTFEIQLLPKLKLDIVMDDHQVNDVVNLIIETCGTDTIGDGKIFILPVEETIRIRTGERGTKAIL
- the glnA gene encoding type I glutamate--ammonia ligase — protein: MQKHYSKEHILNIAQEENVRYIRLQFTDLFGTIKNIEIPISQLPKALDNKMMFDGSSIEGFVRIEESDMYLYPDLDTWIIYPWEAEKGKIAALICDVYTPDGKPFAGDPRGILKRALKEMESMGFTVMNVGPEPEFFLFKTDEHGYPMLELNDSGGYFDLAPTDLGENCRREIVLTLEEMGFEIEASHHEVAPGQHEIDFKYANAVTAADQIQMFKLVVKNIARKHGLHATFMPKPLFGMNGSGMHCHQSLARGSENMFASEQDELGLSETAKSYTAGILKHARAFAAITNPTVNSYKRLVPGYEAPCYIAWSAKNRSPLVRVPASGGASTRIELRNPDPSANPYLALAVMLASGLDGIKNQLPLADPVNQNIYTMEKADKEDLGIVSLPSNLKEAIDELVNDEVLTKVLGAHALERFVEAKQIEWDHFRTQVHPWEREQYMTLY
- the dapF gene encoding diaminopimelate epimerase — its product is MKSKHDSGETSLSSREGKSVLFTKMHGLGNKYVFFNLLNNPLDNHDLSELARSVSDVNYGIGSDGMILICPSDKADFRMRIFNADGSEGKNCGNGLRCTAKYLYDNGYSESSQFTIETLGEIVEVEVELETNHKSTVRSVKVDMGEPKLQKADLPMEGDPFSSTINEPVIIENQEFHMTCLSMGNPHAILFVDDVKKFPLERWGPKIEHATLFPERVNVGIVHVLNEQEIDYRVWERGSGLTMACGTGACAAVVAAALNNRLKRELPITVHLPGGDLTILWDANNHVWKSGPAEYICHGELAIETCQTLFSR
- a CDS encoding LL-diaminopimelate aminotransferase, producing the protein MNKNYIQSLFAERIGGKQFGLTNEIYKFEKIKRVKKEAMLANPHIELIDLGVGEPDAMADDTVIQVLDQEARKPENRFYSDNGIDEFKQAASSYMQNVFGVTGLDPDTEINHAIGSKSALAMLPTAFINPGDITLMPSPCYPVLGTHTKYYGGEVVHVPLIEENSFLPDLNSFATEVLKRAKLLYLNYPNNPTGAVANKEFFEQVVQFAKQNQLIVVHDAAYAALVYDGTKPLSFLSVPGAKDVGVELHSLSKSFNMTGWRIGFIAGNARIVNAFATVKDNNDSGQFIPIQKAAAYALAHPEITEQTVLKYSRRHEMLRHVLNSCGFRTAKAKGSFFLYIQIPKGVVNGPQFETAEQFSQYLLKEHLISSVPWDDAGSYVRFSVTYQASSLQEEERMADEIKARLGRDEFIF